One genomic window of Salvia miltiorrhiza cultivar Shanhuang (shh) chromosome 4, IMPLAD_Smil_shh, whole genome shotgun sequence includes the following:
- the LOC131022119 gene encoding uncharacterized protein LOC131022119 encodes MSDRQSKNHEEATKTFFSCVSERTRSKRDAYFGITAQTQGIPSSSYNDSIRERKRKRQTNPKKSGNNNVDMDMNQPEIEMIDESVFNQIRSASKIRGLTHAASSWKNVGSPSNKPSASVEKSAEDFNHLPVQEESGSEYMTPEDIEIQRVDEAELSNRKTHFTSKRGQSEMQGLCESPHHCINCSLRDYSTASETFADDSTSLSDKDRSFRDVTSKGNGEGVLDKGKAPLYRQGYSAISSKKKRADILKISSKVSRDEDMDDEELSIEMIDEELSIGSSSSEEQDEEHIAGTSARNVRRVSKKKPSSIKNDRNRQRGKASVSALKKKGAAWNKHVEQEIGSEERRQKPSFRRMNPRFKRILKQYHYVKFHLPSNFVKESGLTGKMKVWLKYPGGKSVRVQLNSSKGRVDIGAGWAPFWKTNNIIYNKKYSFEFIPTNVIWVQPIDS; translated from the exons ATG AGTGATAGACAGTCAAAGAATCATGAAGAAGCTACAAAGACATTCTTCTCTTGTGTTTCTGAGAGAACAAGGTCCAAAAGAGACGCCTACTTTGGGATCACTGCACAAACACAGGGGATTCCTTCAAGCTCTTACAATGATAGCATAAGAGAGCGGAAGAGGAAGAGACAAACGAACCCAAAAAAATCTG GGAACAACAATGTAGACATGGATATGAATCAACCTGAGATAGAGATGATTGATGAATCTGTCTTCAATCAAATACGTTCTGCATCAAAGATAAGGGGCTTGACTCATGCAGCCAGTTCTTGGAAGAATGTTGGCAGTCCAAGCAACAAACCATCTGCCTCTGTGGAAAAATCGGCTGAGGATTTCAACCATCTTCCTGTTCAAGAAG AGAGTGGCAGCGAGTATATGACGCCTGAGGATATTGAGATCCAGAGAGTTGATGAAGCTGAACTCTCGAATAGGAAAACACATTTCACATCAAAGAGAGGGCAGTCAGAAATGCAAGGCCTTTGTGAGTCTCCTCATCATTGCATAAACTGCAGTTTAAGAGATTATTCCACTGCATCTGAAACATTCGCAGACGACTCAACTTCATTGTCGGATAAAG ATAGGAGTTTCAGAGATGTTACGAGTAAGGGAAATGGTGAAGGTGTGCTTGACAAAGGCAAAGCTCCCTTATATAGGCAAGGATACTCTGCCATCAGCTCTAAGAAGAAGAGGGCTGACATTCTGAAAATATCTTCTAAAG tGAGCCGAGATGAAGATATGGATGACGAAGAGCTTAGCATTGAGATGATTGACGAAGAGCTTAGCATTGGATCCTCGAGCAGTGAAGAGCAAGATGAAGAACATATTGCTGGCACTTCTGCAAGGAATGTTAGAAGGGTGAGCAAGAAGAAACCATCTTCTATCAAGAATGATAGAAACAGACAGAGGGGAAAAGCTTCTGTCTCAGCATTGAAGAAGAAAGGTGCAGCATGGAATAAGCATGTTGAGCAGGAGATTGGAAGTGAAGAGCGCAGACAGAAACCTTCTTTTAGAAGGATGAATCCACGGTTCAAACGTATTTTGAAACAATACCACTACGTAAAATTT CATCTTCCAAGTAATTTTGTTAAGGAGTCCGGCTTGACGGGAAAGATGAAAGTATGGCTCAAGTATCCGGGCGGGAAGAGTGTACGCGTCCAGTTGAACTCGAGCAAGGGCCGGGTTGATATCGGTGCAGGTTGGGCTCCATTCTGGAAAACGAACAACATCATCtataacaaaaaatattcttttgaGTTCATTCCAACAAATGTAATTTGGGTACAACCAATAGATTCATGA
- the LOC131022122 gene encoding pentatricopeptide repeat-containing protein At1g12300, mitochondrial-like isoform X1, translated as MSAAVRRLHRSLKVCHFCPLSLHLSSETLAHLLSVSHQSIQFAYFSSSSSHNVGSKFDYLSQFSPFNSSSANSVINSNERRMLAVGISKMIKRKKRRLFIRFSRRFSPVTLVKIMVALEDRQVAFAFFKYVFRDYSNGLVPRYCVVVHLLVAKEFRFLAQDVLTWMIREMGEKRSYVLVWRENFRTEVDFYILDALMRSFTNAEMAYCALEVLDRMRGVGGRPSSSAICCLMKLLLRFGDYGSVWMLFRDMVRKGPIPLNYVYNVMILGFCRRGCIRIGESLLYVMRKFGCEPDVYTYNILINAYCVKGWTWDAFRWVRLMVESGCAPSSATFSTVINAFCKEGNIVEAKKIFCWMQELGVFPDTVLYNALMDGCVKAREIGMANVLYEEMRSKGVAPDGVTFNILAAGNERFGNEQDQNRLLRDFSGMGSVPDSSLPDICIGGLCWAGRLGEAFELLEFMLDKGIFLSVISFNSLILSYSKAGLEDKAFEVYNIMLKVGLTPSASTYTSLLLGLSRIGRLQEAKSLIYKMIENGYPISRAAFTVVLDGYFKKGDMMGAQGLWTEMEMLGMAPDAVAVSAFIHGLSKGGFIEQAYNMFLKMFSKGLVPNNFVYNSLISGFCNCGELDEALRLELEMRNRGLLPDVITLNIIIKGFCNQGRMKSAMATYMEMMRRGWTPDNVTYNTLISGYCMQLDMLNAENLANTMHNSGWGPDITTYNIQIHGYCRSRRMNRAIMMLDELVSAGIVPDTVTYNTLMSGVCRDILDRAMMLTGKLLKMGFVPDLVTTNLLLSNLRKHGLPHRTAMWAQKLSEISFEFDEITYKILDRAYNDLEDVGSTKEITGKSLFLDLLMYMTYDFIYRNRVYQKTSSNPFGFTDDLSSMNVEAVFR; from the coding sequence ATGTCTGCTGCTGTGCGCCGTCTGCACAGGAGTCTCAAGGTCTGCCATTtctgccctctctctctccacctcAGCTCGGAAACCCTAGCCCATCTGCTATCTGTTTCTCATCAATCGATACAGTTTGCTTATTTCAGCAGCTCCAGCTCACACAATGTCGGCTCAAAATTCGATTATCTTAGTCAATTTTCTCCTTTTAACAGTAGCTCCGCAAACAGTGTGATTAATTCAAATGAGAGGCGTATGCTCGCCGTCGGAATTTCAAAGATGATCAAGCGGAAGAAGAGGCGCCTCTTCATTCGGTTCTCCAGAAGATTTTCTCCAGTTACCCTTGTGAAAATCATGGTAGCGCTCGAGGACAGGCAGGTTGCGTTTGCATTTTTCAAATATGTTTTTCGTGATTACTCGAACGGCCTCGTCCCACGTTATTGTGTTGTCGTGCATTTGTTAGTAGCTAAGGAATTTAGGTTCTTAGCTCAGGATGTCCTCACATGGATGATACGGGAAATGGGAGAGAAGAGGAGTTATGTTCTTGTATGGAGAGAAAACTTTAGGACTGAAGTGGACTTTTATATTCTTGATGCACTAATGCGCTCTTTTACAAATGCAGAGATGGCATATTGTGCCCTGGAGGTTTTGGATAGGATGAGAGGAGTTGGTGGTAGGCCGAGTTCATCAGCTATTTGTTGTTTGATGAAGTTGTTACTACGGTTTGGTGATTATGGCAGTGTGTGGATGTTGTTCAGAGATATGGTTCGTAAAGGACCTATCCCTTTGAATTATGTTTACAATGTGATGATTCTTGGATTCTGTAGGAGAGGCTGCATTCGGATTGGAGAAAGTTTGTTGTATGTGATGAGGAAGTTTGGGTGTGAGCCAGATGTATATACGTATAATATTTTGATCAATGCATATTGTGTTAAAGGGTGGACTTGGGATGCATTCAGATGGGTGCGTTTGATGGTTGAAAGTGGTTGCGCTCCAAGCTCTGCTACATTTAGTACAGTCATCAATGCTTTTTGCAAGGAGGGTAATATTGTTGAAGCAAAAAAAATCTTTTGTTGGATGCAAGAATTGGGCGTGTTTCCAGACACCGTACTGTATAATGCCTTGATGGATGGCTGTGTCAAGGCAAGAGAAATTGGTATGGCAAATGTGCTCTATGAAGAAATGAGAAGCAAGGGTGTCGCACCTGATGGCGTGACTTTTAACATCTTAGCTGCTGGTAATGAAAGGTTCGGTAATGAGCAGGATCAGAACAGGTTGCTAAGGGACTTTTCAGGGATGGGATCGGTTCCGGATTCTTCACTACCTGATATATGTATTGGAGGACTGTGTTGGGCAGGTAGATTGGGTGAAGCTTTTGAACTATTGGAGTTTATGCTTGACAAAGGAATTTTTCTTAGTGTAATTTCatttaactccttaattctTTCCTATAGCAAAGCAGGGTTAGAAGATAAGGCTTTCGAAGTCTACAACATTATGTTGAAAGTTGGCCTCACCCCATCAGCTTCCACATATACTTCACTTCTCTTAGGTTTATCTAGAATTGGGAGGCTTCAAGAGGCCAAGTCTCTTATATACAAGATGATAGAAAATGGTTATCCCATCAGTAGAGCAGCTTTCACAGTGGTTCTGGATGGGTATTTTAAGAAAGGAGACATGATGGGAGCTCAAGGTCTTTGGACAGAAATGGAGATGCTTGGGATGGCTCCTGATGCTGTTGCAGTTTCTGCTTTCATTCATGGCCTTTCCAAGGGGGGTTTTATTGAACAGGCGTACAATATGTTTTTGAAAATGTTCAGTAAAGGGCTCGTGCCTAACAATTTTGtttacaattccttaatttctGGCTTTTGCAACTGCGGTGAACTAGATGAGGCGTTAAGGCTGGAATTGGAGATGAGGAATAGGGGTTTGCTCCCCGATGTCATCACCCTCAATATCATTATCAAAGGTTTCTGCAACCAAGGAAGAATGAAATCGGCCATGGCCACCTACATGGAGATGATGAGACGTGGATGGACCCCAGATAATGTGACTTATAATACTTTGATCAGTGGATACTGCATGCAGCTTGACATGTTAAATGCGGAGAATTTGGCAAACACAATGCATAATAGTGGCTGGGGCCCAGATATTACAACTTACAACATACAGATTCATGGTTATTGCAGAAGCCGAAGAATGAATAGAGCTATAATGATGCTTGATGAGCTAGTTTCTGCTGGAATAGTTCCAGATACAGTTACCTACAACACTCTGATGAGTGGTGTCTGCCGTGATATACTAGATCGTGCAATGATGTTGACAGGAAAATTGCTTAAGATGGGTTTTGTTCCAGATTTAGTTACAACTAACTTACTGTTGTCTAACTTACGCAAACATGGTTTACCGCACAGGACAGCAATGTGGGCACAGAAGTTGAGCGAGATTTCTTTTGAGTTTGATGAGATAACGTATAAGATATTGGATAGAGCATATAATGATTTAGAAGATGTTGGATCTACAAAAGAAATAACAGGGAAAAGTCTCTTTCTTGACCTCCTAATGTACATGACTTATGACTTCATATACAGAAACAGGGTTTATCAGAAAACAAGTTCTAACCCCTTTGGGTTTACTGATGATCTGTCCAGCATGAATGTGGAAGCTGTCTTCAGATAA
- the LOC131022122 gene encoding pentatricopeptide repeat-containing protein At1g12300, mitochondrial-like isoform X2 produces the protein MSAAVRRLHRSLKFAYFSSSSSHNVGSKFDYLSQFSPFNSSSANSVINSNERRMLAVGISKMIKRKKRRLFIRFSRRFSPVTLVKIMVALEDRQVAFAFFKYVFRDYSNGLVPRYCVVVHLLVAKEFRFLAQDVLTWMIREMGEKRSYVLVWRENFRTEVDFYILDALMRSFTNAEMAYCALEVLDRMRGVGGRPSSSAICCLMKLLLRFGDYGSVWMLFRDMVRKGPIPLNYVYNVMILGFCRRGCIRIGESLLYVMRKFGCEPDVYTYNILINAYCVKGWTWDAFRWVRLMVESGCAPSSATFSTVINAFCKEGNIVEAKKIFCWMQELGVFPDTVLYNALMDGCVKAREIGMANVLYEEMRSKGVAPDGVTFNILAAGNERFGNEQDQNRLLRDFSGMGSVPDSSLPDICIGGLCWAGRLGEAFELLEFMLDKGIFLSVISFNSLILSYSKAGLEDKAFEVYNIMLKVGLTPSASTYTSLLLGLSRIGRLQEAKSLIYKMIENGYPISRAAFTVVLDGYFKKGDMMGAQGLWTEMEMLGMAPDAVAVSAFIHGLSKGGFIEQAYNMFLKMFSKGLVPNNFVYNSLISGFCNCGELDEALRLELEMRNRGLLPDVITLNIIIKGFCNQGRMKSAMATYMEMMRRGWTPDNVTYNTLISGYCMQLDMLNAENLANTMHNSGWGPDITTYNIQIHGYCRSRRMNRAIMMLDELVSAGIVPDTVTYNTLMSGVCRDILDRAMMLTGKLLKMGFVPDLVTTNLLLSNLRKHGLPHRTAMWAQKLSEISFEFDEITYKILDRAYNDLEDVGSTKEITGKSLFLDLLMYMTYDFIYRNRVYQKTSSNPFGFTDDLSSMNVEAVFR, from the exons ATGTCTGCTGCTGTGCGCCGTCTGCACAGGAGTCTCAAG TTTGCTTATTTCAGCAGCTCCAGCTCACACAATGTCGGCTCAAAATTCGATTATCTTAGTCAATTTTCTCCTTTTAACAGTAGCTCCGCAAACAGTGTGATTAATTCAAATGAGAGGCGTATGCTCGCCGTCGGAATTTCAAAGATGATCAAGCGGAAGAAGAGGCGCCTCTTCATTCGGTTCTCCAGAAGATTTTCTCCAGTTACCCTTGTGAAAATCATGGTAGCGCTCGAGGACAGGCAGGTTGCGTTTGCATTTTTCAAATATGTTTTTCGTGATTACTCGAACGGCCTCGTCCCACGTTATTGTGTTGTCGTGCATTTGTTAGTAGCTAAGGAATTTAGGTTCTTAGCTCAGGATGTCCTCACATGGATGATACGGGAAATGGGAGAGAAGAGGAGTTATGTTCTTGTATGGAGAGAAAACTTTAGGACTGAAGTGGACTTTTATATTCTTGATGCACTAATGCGCTCTTTTACAAATGCAGAGATGGCATATTGTGCCCTGGAGGTTTTGGATAGGATGAGAGGAGTTGGTGGTAGGCCGAGTTCATCAGCTATTTGTTGTTTGATGAAGTTGTTACTACGGTTTGGTGATTATGGCAGTGTGTGGATGTTGTTCAGAGATATGGTTCGTAAAGGACCTATCCCTTTGAATTATGTTTACAATGTGATGATTCTTGGATTCTGTAGGAGAGGCTGCATTCGGATTGGAGAAAGTTTGTTGTATGTGATGAGGAAGTTTGGGTGTGAGCCAGATGTATATACGTATAATATTTTGATCAATGCATATTGTGTTAAAGGGTGGACTTGGGATGCATTCAGATGGGTGCGTTTGATGGTTGAAAGTGGTTGCGCTCCAAGCTCTGCTACATTTAGTACAGTCATCAATGCTTTTTGCAAGGAGGGTAATATTGTTGAAGCAAAAAAAATCTTTTGTTGGATGCAAGAATTGGGCGTGTTTCCAGACACCGTACTGTATAATGCCTTGATGGATGGCTGTGTCAAGGCAAGAGAAATTGGTATGGCAAATGTGCTCTATGAAGAAATGAGAAGCAAGGGTGTCGCACCTGATGGCGTGACTTTTAACATCTTAGCTGCTGGTAATGAAAGGTTCGGTAATGAGCAGGATCAGAACAGGTTGCTAAGGGACTTTTCAGGGATGGGATCGGTTCCGGATTCTTCACTACCTGATATATGTATTGGAGGACTGTGTTGGGCAGGTAGATTGGGTGAAGCTTTTGAACTATTGGAGTTTATGCTTGACAAAGGAATTTTTCTTAGTGTAATTTCatttaactccttaattctTTCCTATAGCAAAGCAGGGTTAGAAGATAAGGCTTTCGAAGTCTACAACATTATGTTGAAAGTTGGCCTCACCCCATCAGCTTCCACATATACTTCACTTCTCTTAGGTTTATCTAGAATTGGGAGGCTTCAAGAGGCCAAGTCTCTTATATACAAGATGATAGAAAATGGTTATCCCATCAGTAGAGCAGCTTTCACAGTGGTTCTGGATGGGTATTTTAAGAAAGGAGACATGATGGGAGCTCAAGGTCTTTGGACAGAAATGGAGATGCTTGGGATGGCTCCTGATGCTGTTGCAGTTTCTGCTTTCATTCATGGCCTTTCCAAGGGGGGTTTTATTGAACAGGCGTACAATATGTTTTTGAAAATGTTCAGTAAAGGGCTCGTGCCTAACAATTTTGtttacaattccttaatttctGGCTTTTGCAACTGCGGTGAACTAGATGAGGCGTTAAGGCTGGAATTGGAGATGAGGAATAGGGGTTTGCTCCCCGATGTCATCACCCTCAATATCATTATCAAAGGTTTCTGCAACCAAGGAAGAATGAAATCGGCCATGGCCACCTACATGGAGATGATGAGACGTGGATGGACCCCAGATAATGTGACTTATAATACTTTGATCAGTGGATACTGCATGCAGCTTGACATGTTAAATGCGGAGAATTTGGCAAACACAATGCATAATAGTGGCTGGGGCCCAGATATTACAACTTACAACATACAGATTCATGGTTATTGCAGAAGCCGAAGAATGAATAGAGCTATAATGATGCTTGATGAGCTAGTTTCTGCTGGAATAGTTCCAGATACAGTTACCTACAACACTCTGATGAGTGGTGTCTGCCGTGATATACTAGATCGTGCAATGATGTTGACAGGAAAATTGCTTAAGATGGGTTTTGTTCCAGATTTAGTTACAACTAACTTACTGTTGTCTAACTTACGCAAACATGGTTTACCGCACAGGACAGCAATGTGGGCACAGAAGTTGAGCGAGATTTCTTTTGAGTTTGATGAGATAACGTATAAGATATTGGATAGAGCATATAATGATTTAGAAGATGTTGGATCTACAAAAGAAATAACAGGGAAAAGTCTCTTTCTTGACCTCCTAATGTACATGACTTATGACTTCATATACAGAAACAGGGTTTATCAGAAAACAAGTTCTAACCCCTTTGGGTTTACTGATGATCTGTCCAGCATGAATGTGGAAGCTGTCTTCAGATAA
- the LOC131022122 gene encoding pentatricopeptide repeat-containing protein At1g12300, mitochondrial-like isoform X3: protein MLAVGISKMIKRKKRRLFIRFSRRFSPVTLVKIMVALEDRQVAFAFFKYVFRDYSNGLVPRYCVVVHLLVAKEFRFLAQDVLTWMIREMGEKRSYVLVWRENFRTEVDFYILDALMRSFTNAEMAYCALEVLDRMRGVGGRPSSSAICCLMKLLLRFGDYGSVWMLFRDMVRKGPIPLNYVYNVMILGFCRRGCIRIGESLLYVMRKFGCEPDVYTYNILINAYCVKGWTWDAFRWVRLMVESGCAPSSATFSTVINAFCKEGNIVEAKKIFCWMQELGVFPDTVLYNALMDGCVKAREIGMANVLYEEMRSKGVAPDGVTFNILAAGNERFGNEQDQNRLLRDFSGMGSVPDSSLPDICIGGLCWAGRLGEAFELLEFMLDKGIFLSVISFNSLILSYSKAGLEDKAFEVYNIMLKVGLTPSASTYTSLLLGLSRIGRLQEAKSLIYKMIENGYPISRAAFTVVLDGYFKKGDMMGAQGLWTEMEMLGMAPDAVAVSAFIHGLSKGGFIEQAYNMFLKMFSKGLVPNNFVYNSLISGFCNCGELDEALRLELEMRNRGLLPDVITLNIIIKGFCNQGRMKSAMATYMEMMRRGWTPDNVTYNTLISGYCMQLDMLNAENLANTMHNSGWGPDITTYNIQIHGYCRSRRMNRAIMMLDELVSAGIVPDTVTYNTLMSGVCRDILDRAMMLTGKLLKMGFVPDLVTTNLLLSNLRKHGLPHRTAMWAQKLSEISFEFDEITYKILDRAYNDLEDVGSTKEITGKSLFLDLLMYMTYDFIYRNRVYQKTSSNPFGFTDDLSSMNVEAVFR from the coding sequence ATGCTCGCCGTCGGAATTTCAAAGATGATCAAGCGGAAGAAGAGGCGCCTCTTCATTCGGTTCTCCAGAAGATTTTCTCCAGTTACCCTTGTGAAAATCATGGTAGCGCTCGAGGACAGGCAGGTTGCGTTTGCATTTTTCAAATATGTTTTTCGTGATTACTCGAACGGCCTCGTCCCACGTTATTGTGTTGTCGTGCATTTGTTAGTAGCTAAGGAATTTAGGTTCTTAGCTCAGGATGTCCTCACATGGATGATACGGGAAATGGGAGAGAAGAGGAGTTATGTTCTTGTATGGAGAGAAAACTTTAGGACTGAAGTGGACTTTTATATTCTTGATGCACTAATGCGCTCTTTTACAAATGCAGAGATGGCATATTGTGCCCTGGAGGTTTTGGATAGGATGAGAGGAGTTGGTGGTAGGCCGAGTTCATCAGCTATTTGTTGTTTGATGAAGTTGTTACTACGGTTTGGTGATTATGGCAGTGTGTGGATGTTGTTCAGAGATATGGTTCGTAAAGGACCTATCCCTTTGAATTATGTTTACAATGTGATGATTCTTGGATTCTGTAGGAGAGGCTGCATTCGGATTGGAGAAAGTTTGTTGTATGTGATGAGGAAGTTTGGGTGTGAGCCAGATGTATATACGTATAATATTTTGATCAATGCATATTGTGTTAAAGGGTGGACTTGGGATGCATTCAGATGGGTGCGTTTGATGGTTGAAAGTGGTTGCGCTCCAAGCTCTGCTACATTTAGTACAGTCATCAATGCTTTTTGCAAGGAGGGTAATATTGTTGAAGCAAAAAAAATCTTTTGTTGGATGCAAGAATTGGGCGTGTTTCCAGACACCGTACTGTATAATGCCTTGATGGATGGCTGTGTCAAGGCAAGAGAAATTGGTATGGCAAATGTGCTCTATGAAGAAATGAGAAGCAAGGGTGTCGCACCTGATGGCGTGACTTTTAACATCTTAGCTGCTGGTAATGAAAGGTTCGGTAATGAGCAGGATCAGAACAGGTTGCTAAGGGACTTTTCAGGGATGGGATCGGTTCCGGATTCTTCACTACCTGATATATGTATTGGAGGACTGTGTTGGGCAGGTAGATTGGGTGAAGCTTTTGAACTATTGGAGTTTATGCTTGACAAAGGAATTTTTCTTAGTGTAATTTCatttaactccttaattctTTCCTATAGCAAAGCAGGGTTAGAAGATAAGGCTTTCGAAGTCTACAACATTATGTTGAAAGTTGGCCTCACCCCATCAGCTTCCACATATACTTCACTTCTCTTAGGTTTATCTAGAATTGGGAGGCTTCAAGAGGCCAAGTCTCTTATATACAAGATGATAGAAAATGGTTATCCCATCAGTAGAGCAGCTTTCACAGTGGTTCTGGATGGGTATTTTAAGAAAGGAGACATGATGGGAGCTCAAGGTCTTTGGACAGAAATGGAGATGCTTGGGATGGCTCCTGATGCTGTTGCAGTTTCTGCTTTCATTCATGGCCTTTCCAAGGGGGGTTTTATTGAACAGGCGTACAATATGTTTTTGAAAATGTTCAGTAAAGGGCTCGTGCCTAACAATTTTGtttacaattccttaatttctGGCTTTTGCAACTGCGGTGAACTAGATGAGGCGTTAAGGCTGGAATTGGAGATGAGGAATAGGGGTTTGCTCCCCGATGTCATCACCCTCAATATCATTATCAAAGGTTTCTGCAACCAAGGAAGAATGAAATCGGCCATGGCCACCTACATGGAGATGATGAGACGTGGATGGACCCCAGATAATGTGACTTATAATACTTTGATCAGTGGATACTGCATGCAGCTTGACATGTTAAATGCGGAGAATTTGGCAAACACAATGCATAATAGTGGCTGGGGCCCAGATATTACAACTTACAACATACAGATTCATGGTTATTGCAGAAGCCGAAGAATGAATAGAGCTATAATGATGCTTGATGAGCTAGTTTCTGCTGGAATAGTTCCAGATACAGTTACCTACAACACTCTGATGAGTGGTGTCTGCCGTGATATACTAGATCGTGCAATGATGTTGACAGGAAAATTGCTTAAGATGGGTTTTGTTCCAGATTTAGTTACAACTAACTTACTGTTGTCTAACTTACGCAAACATGGTTTACCGCACAGGACAGCAATGTGGGCACAGAAGTTGAGCGAGATTTCTTTTGAGTTTGATGAGATAACGTATAAGATATTGGATAGAGCATATAATGATTTAGAAGATGTTGGATCTACAAAAGAAATAACAGGGAAAAGTCTCTTTCTTGACCTCCTAATGTACATGACTTATGACTTCATATACAGAAACAGGGTTTATCAGAAAACAAGTTCTAACCCCTTTGGGTTTACTGATGATCTGTCCAGCATGAATGTGGAAGCTGTCTTCAGATAA
- the LOC131022124 gene encoding FCS-Like Zinc finger 3-like, with translation MGSAAAYYYTGCEHDYQPHFLDSCSLCRRPLSQNSDIFMYRGNTPFCSQECRQEQIEMDEAMEKKWKMSSSSSSSSSKRSSAVRQTSDSAKEYDTNKAVRTGTVAVA, from the exons ATGGGCTCAGCCGCAGCATATTACTACACCGGATGCGAGCACGACTACCAACCGCACTTCCTCGATTCCTGCTCGCTCTGCCGCAGACCGCTCAGCCAAAACAGCGACATCTTCATGTACAG AGGGAACACGCCGTTCTGTAGCCAAGAGTGCAGACAGGAACAGATAGAGATGGATGAGGCGATGGAGAAGAAATGGAAGATGTCGTCGTCTTCCTCGTCGTCTTCGTCGAAGAGATCGAGCGCTGTGAGACAGACCTCCGACTCCGCCAAGGAATACGACACGAACAAAGCTGTACGGACGGGAACAGTGGCCGTCGCTTGA
- the LOC131022125 gene encoding ATP synthase subunit delta', mitochondrial-like, producing MFRRGAARLLLHRRRLSTTDVRTVPAADDLFAAAWRRIAPNVDLPETPLAFRQPSTTSAASKLTINFNSRYSSRFSNKQVDMVVAPGVAGQIGILPGHVASISELKPGLLSIHEDGEVMKYFISSGFAFVHSNSVIEIFAVEAVTIKQIDPASVQKGLAEFTQKLSMASTDAEKAEAQIALDVLTSLDSSLAG from the exons ATGTTCCGCCGTGGCGCCGCCCGCCTACTTctgcaccgccgccgcctctccacTACCGATGTTCGAACGGTGCCGGCAGCGGATGACCTATTCGCGGCGGCTTGGAGAAGAATAGCGCCTAACGTCGACTTGCCCGAGACTCCACTGGCCTTCCGGCAACCGTCCACCACTTCCGCAGCCTCAAAGCTGACCATCAACTTCAATTCGCGCTACTCCTCGCGCTTCTCCAATAAACAG GTGGACATGGTGGTAGCACCTGGCGTGGCGGGGCAGATAGGTATTCTACCCGGACATGTAGCATCAATATCGGAGCTGAAACCTGGCCTCCTCTCCATACACGAGGATGGTGAAGTGATGAAGTACTTCATTAGCAGTGGATTTGCGTTTGTCCATTCAAATTCTGTTATTGAAATCTTCGCTGTGGAGGCTGTCACGATAAAGCAAATCGACCCCGCCTCTGTCCAGAAGGGTCTTGCAGAGTTCACTCAGAAACTGAGCATGGCCTCAACAGATGCAGAGAAAGCTGAAGCCCAAATCGCGCTCGACGTTCTAACTTCTCTCGATTCTTCCCTCGCAGGATAG